One window of Doryrhamphus excisus isolate RoL2022-K1 chromosome 13, RoL_Dexc_1.0, whole genome shotgun sequence genomic DNA carries:
- the LOC131140759 gene encoding serine/threonine-protein phosphatase 2A 56 kDa regulatory subunit gamma isoform isoform X3 gives MLTCNKSADRMVVDAPNSNGPFQPVALMHFRDVAPAEQEKLFIQKLRQCCVLFDFLSDPLSDLKWKEVKRAALSEMVEYITHNRNVITEPIYPEVVHMFAVNMFRTLPPSSNPTGAEFDPEEDEPTLEAAWPHLQLVYEFFLRFLESPDFQPNIAKKYIDQKFVMQLLELFDSEDPRERDFLKTTLHRIYGKFLGLRAYIRKQINNIFYRFIYETEHHNGIAELLEILGSIINGFALPLKEEHKIFLLKVLLPLHKVKSLSVYHPQLAYCVVQFLEKDSTLTEPVVMALLKYWPKTHSPKEVMFLNELEEILDVIEPSEFVKVQEPLFRQLAKCVSSPHFQVAERALYYWNNEYIMSLISDNAAKILPIMFPALYRNSKTHWNKTIHGLIYNALKLFMEMNQKLFDDCTQQFRAEKNKEKAKSKEREEAWIKIENLAKSNPQFSMYVDPSDLDSPVAMETDVPLIEDVQRLKKTVVEGATQLQQDQWKDRPMVRRKSELPQDIYTTKALESHRRAEEMLTTRDGL, from the exons ATGTTGACATGCAATAAATCTGCTGACAGAATGGTTGTGGATGCACCTAATTCCAATGGGCCTTTTCAGCCGGTGGCTCTTATGCACTTCAGAG ACGTGGCTCCCGCGGAGCAGGAGAAGCTCTTCATCCAGAAGCTGCGGCAGTGCTGTGTCCTTTTCGACTTCCTGTCCGACCCGCTGAGCGACCTGAAATGGAAGGAGGTGAAGCGGGCGGCGCTGAGCGAGATGGTGGAGTACATCACCCACAACAGGAATGTCATCACAGAGCCCATCTACCCGGAGGTGGTTCACATG TTTGCTGTGAACATGTTCAGAACGCTGCCTCCTTCATCCAACCCAACGGGAGCAGAATTTGATCCCGAGGAGGATGAACCCACACTTGAAGCAGCGTGGCCACACTTACAG CTCGTCTATGAATTTTTCCTTAGGTTTTTAGAATCGCCCGACTTTCAGCCAAACATAGCAAAGAAATACATCGACCAGAAATTTGTTATGCAG CTTCTAGAACTATTTGACAGCGAAGATCCCAGAGAGCGAGACTTCCTCAAGACGACCCTCCATAGGATCTATGGAAAGTTTCTCGGCCTGAGAGCTTACATCAGAAAACAGattaataacattttctatAG GTTCATCTATGAGACTGAGCACCACAATGGTATTGCTGAACTGCTGGAAATACTTGGAAG catTATCAATGGATTTGCCTTACCTCTAAAAGAAGAGCACAAGATATTCCTGTTGAAGGTTTTATTACCTCTTCACAAAGTTAAATCACTCAGTGTCTACCATCCACAG CTGGCCTACTGTGTGGTGCAGTTTTTAGAAAAGGATAGCACCCTAACTGAGCCG GTGGTCATGGCTCTTCTCAAGTACTGGCCAAAGACCCACAGTCCCAAGGAAGTGATGTTTCTCAACGAACTAGAGGAGATTCTGGACGTCATTGAGCCATCTGAGTTTGTTAAAGTGCAGGAGCCTCTCTTTCGACAGCTGGCCAAATGTGTGTCCAGCCCGCACTTCCAG GTGGCAGAGAGAGCTCTGTACTACTGGAACAATGAGTACATCATGAGTTTGATCAGCGACAACGCAGCAAAAATTCTACCAATCATGTTCCCCGCTCTTTACCGCAACTCCAAGACCCACTGGAACAA GACCATCCACGGCCTAATCTACAATGCACTGAAGCTATTCATGGAGATGAACCAGAAGCTCTTTGATGACTGCACACAGCAGTTCAGGGCCGAGAAAAACAA GGAAAAGGCCAAGTCGAAAGAGCGTGAAGAAGCTTGGATCAAGATCGAGAACCTTGCCAAATCCAATCCACAG TTCTCTATGTATGTTGATCCCTCTGACCTCGATAGTCCAGTAGCAATGGAGACGGATGTTCCTTTGATAGAAGATGTTCAAAGGTTAAAAAAGACAGTTGTGGAAGGCGCGACTCAG CTTCAGCAGGACCAGTGGAAGGATCGCCCCATGGTGCGGCGCAAATCTGAGTTGCCTCAGGACATCTACACCACGAAAGCCTTGGAGTCCCACCGCAGAGCTGAAGAAATGTTGACAACCCGCGATGGACTCTAG
- the LOC131140759 gene encoding serine/threonine-protein phosphatase 2A 56 kDa regulatory subunit gamma isoform isoform X4: MLTCNKSADRMVVDAPNSNGPFQPVALMHFRDVAPAEQEKLFIQKLRQCCVLFDFLSDPLSDLKWKEVKRAALSEMVEYITHNRNVITEPIYPEVVHMFAVNMFRTLPPSSNPTGAEFDPEEDEPTLEAAWPHLQLVYEFFLRFLESPDFQPNIAKKYIDQKFVMQLLELFDSEDPRERDFLKTTLHRIYGKFLGLRAYIRKQINNIFYRFIYETEHHNGIAELLEILGSIINGFALPLKEEHKIFLLKVLLPLHKVKSLSVYHPQLAYCVVQFLEKDSTLTEPVVMALLKYWPKTHSPKEVMFLNELEEILDVIEPSEFVKVQEPLFRQLAKCVSSPHFQVAERALYYWNNEYIMSLISDNAAKILPIMFPALYRNSKTHWNKTIHGLIYNALKLFMEMNQKLFDDCTQQFRAEKNKEKAKSKEREEAWIKIENLAKSNPQLQQDQWKDRPMVRRKSELPQDIYTTKALESHRRAEEMLTTRDGL, translated from the exons ATGTTGACATGCAATAAATCTGCTGACAGAATGGTTGTGGATGCACCTAATTCCAATGGGCCTTTTCAGCCGGTGGCTCTTATGCACTTCAGAG ACGTGGCTCCCGCGGAGCAGGAGAAGCTCTTCATCCAGAAGCTGCGGCAGTGCTGTGTCCTTTTCGACTTCCTGTCCGACCCGCTGAGCGACCTGAAATGGAAGGAGGTGAAGCGGGCGGCGCTGAGCGAGATGGTGGAGTACATCACCCACAACAGGAATGTCATCACAGAGCCCATCTACCCGGAGGTGGTTCACATG TTTGCTGTGAACATGTTCAGAACGCTGCCTCCTTCATCCAACCCAACGGGAGCAGAATTTGATCCCGAGGAGGATGAACCCACACTTGAAGCAGCGTGGCCACACTTACAG CTCGTCTATGAATTTTTCCTTAGGTTTTTAGAATCGCCCGACTTTCAGCCAAACATAGCAAAGAAATACATCGACCAGAAATTTGTTATGCAG CTTCTAGAACTATTTGACAGCGAAGATCCCAGAGAGCGAGACTTCCTCAAGACGACCCTCCATAGGATCTATGGAAAGTTTCTCGGCCTGAGAGCTTACATCAGAAAACAGattaataacattttctatAG GTTCATCTATGAGACTGAGCACCACAATGGTATTGCTGAACTGCTGGAAATACTTGGAAG catTATCAATGGATTTGCCTTACCTCTAAAAGAAGAGCACAAGATATTCCTGTTGAAGGTTTTATTACCTCTTCACAAAGTTAAATCACTCAGTGTCTACCATCCACAG CTGGCCTACTGTGTGGTGCAGTTTTTAGAAAAGGATAGCACCCTAACTGAGCCG GTGGTCATGGCTCTTCTCAAGTACTGGCCAAAGACCCACAGTCCCAAGGAAGTGATGTTTCTCAACGAACTAGAGGAGATTCTGGACGTCATTGAGCCATCTGAGTTTGTTAAAGTGCAGGAGCCTCTCTTTCGACAGCTGGCCAAATGTGTGTCCAGCCCGCACTTCCAG GTGGCAGAGAGAGCTCTGTACTACTGGAACAATGAGTACATCATGAGTTTGATCAGCGACAACGCAGCAAAAATTCTACCAATCATGTTCCCCGCTCTTTACCGCAACTCCAAGACCCACTGGAACAA GACCATCCACGGCCTAATCTACAATGCACTGAAGCTATTCATGGAGATGAACCAGAAGCTCTTTGATGACTGCACACAGCAGTTCAGGGCCGAGAAAAACAA GGAAAAGGCCAAGTCGAAAGAGCGTGAAGAAGCTTGGATCAAGATCGAGAACCTTGCCAAATCCAATCCACAG CTTCAGCAGGACCAGTGGAAGGATCGCCCCATGGTGCGGCGCAAATCTGAGTTGCCTCAGGACATCTACACCACGAAAGCCTTGGAGTCCCACCGCAGAGCTGAAGAAATGTTGACAACCCGCGATGGACTCTAG
- the LOC131140759 gene encoding serine/threonine-protein phosphatase 2A 56 kDa regulatory subunit gamma isoform isoform X2 yields the protein MPQKSRKEKESSKSGKNKKSASKNWPICDQDGKKVRPATQQMRVKQPGSHTVGRREKRLSSSSFPLSDNRELYKLAALTDVAPAEQEKLFIQKLRQCCVLFDFLSDPLSDLKWKEVKRAALSEMVEYITHNRNVITEPIYPEVVHMFAVNMFRTLPPSSNPTGAEFDPEEDEPTLEAAWPHLQLVYEFFLRFLESPDFQPNIAKKYIDQKFVMQLLELFDSEDPRERDFLKTTLHRIYGKFLGLRAYIRKQINNIFYRFIYETEHHNGIAELLEILGSIINGFALPLKEEHKIFLLKVLLPLHKVKSLSVYHPQLAYCVVQFLEKDSTLTEPVVMALLKYWPKTHSPKEVMFLNELEEILDVIEPSEFVKVQEPLFRQLAKCVSSPHFQVAERALYYWNNEYIMSLISDNAAKILPIMFPALYRNSKTHWNKTIHGLIYNALKLFMEMNQKLFDDCTQQFRAEKNKEKAKSKEREEAWIKIENLAKSNPQLQQDQWKDRPMVRRKSELPQDIYTTKALESHRRAEEMLTTRDGL from the exons ATGCCTCAGAAGAGCAGAAAAGAGAAG GAGTCCAGTAAGTCTGGAAAGAACAAGAAATCTGCAAGTAAAAATTGGCCTATATGTGATCAAGAT GGTAAGAAAGTGCGTCCAGCGACCCAGCAGATGAGGGTGAAGCAGCCGGGGTCACACACGGTCGGGAGGCGGGAGAAGAGGTTGAGTTCGTCAAGCTTCCCCCTCAGTGACAACAGGGAGCTGTACAAACTAGCTGCACTGACAG ACGTGGCTCCCGCGGAGCAGGAGAAGCTCTTCATCCAGAAGCTGCGGCAGTGCTGTGTCCTTTTCGACTTCCTGTCCGACCCGCTGAGCGACCTGAAATGGAAGGAGGTGAAGCGGGCGGCGCTGAGCGAGATGGTGGAGTACATCACCCACAACAGGAATGTCATCACAGAGCCCATCTACCCGGAGGTGGTTCACATG TTTGCTGTGAACATGTTCAGAACGCTGCCTCCTTCATCCAACCCAACGGGAGCAGAATTTGATCCCGAGGAGGATGAACCCACACTTGAAGCAGCGTGGCCACACTTACAG CTCGTCTATGAATTTTTCCTTAGGTTTTTAGAATCGCCCGACTTTCAGCCAAACATAGCAAAGAAATACATCGACCAGAAATTTGTTATGCAG CTTCTAGAACTATTTGACAGCGAAGATCCCAGAGAGCGAGACTTCCTCAAGACGACCCTCCATAGGATCTATGGAAAGTTTCTCGGCCTGAGAGCTTACATCAGAAAACAGattaataacattttctatAG GTTCATCTATGAGACTGAGCACCACAATGGTATTGCTGAACTGCTGGAAATACTTGGAAG catTATCAATGGATTTGCCTTACCTCTAAAAGAAGAGCACAAGATATTCCTGTTGAAGGTTTTATTACCTCTTCACAAAGTTAAATCACTCAGTGTCTACCATCCACAG CTGGCCTACTGTGTGGTGCAGTTTTTAGAAAAGGATAGCACCCTAACTGAGCCG GTGGTCATGGCTCTTCTCAAGTACTGGCCAAAGACCCACAGTCCCAAGGAAGTGATGTTTCTCAACGAACTAGAGGAGATTCTGGACGTCATTGAGCCATCTGAGTTTGTTAAAGTGCAGGAGCCTCTCTTTCGACAGCTGGCCAAATGTGTGTCCAGCCCGCACTTCCAG GTGGCAGAGAGAGCTCTGTACTACTGGAACAATGAGTACATCATGAGTTTGATCAGCGACAACGCAGCAAAAATTCTACCAATCATGTTCCCCGCTCTTTACCGCAACTCCAAGACCCACTGGAACAA GACCATCCACGGCCTAATCTACAATGCACTGAAGCTATTCATGGAGATGAACCAGAAGCTCTTTGATGACTGCACACAGCAGTTCAGGGCCGAGAAAAACAA GGAAAAGGCCAAGTCGAAAGAGCGTGAAGAAGCTTGGATCAAGATCGAGAACCTTGCCAAATCCAATCCACAG CTTCAGCAGGACCAGTGGAAGGATCGCCCCATGGTGCGGCGCAAATCTGAGTTGCCTCAGGACATCTACACCACGAAAGCCTTGGAGTCCCACCGCAGAGCTGAAGAAATGTTGACAACCCGCGATGGACTCTAG
- the LOC131140759 gene encoding serine/threonine-protein phosphatase 2A 56 kDa regulatory subunit gamma isoform isoform X1, protein MPQKSRKEKESSKSGKNKKSASKNWPICDQDGKKVRPATQQMRVKQPGSHTVGRREKRLSSSSFPLSDNRELYKLAALTDVAPAEQEKLFIQKLRQCCVLFDFLSDPLSDLKWKEVKRAALSEMVEYITHNRNVITEPIYPEVVHMFAVNMFRTLPPSSNPTGAEFDPEEDEPTLEAAWPHLQLVYEFFLRFLESPDFQPNIAKKYIDQKFVMQLLELFDSEDPRERDFLKTTLHRIYGKFLGLRAYIRKQINNIFYRFIYETEHHNGIAELLEILGSIINGFALPLKEEHKIFLLKVLLPLHKVKSLSVYHPQLAYCVVQFLEKDSTLTEPVVMALLKYWPKTHSPKEVMFLNELEEILDVIEPSEFVKVQEPLFRQLAKCVSSPHFQVAERALYYWNNEYIMSLISDNAAKILPIMFPALYRNSKTHWNKTIHGLIYNALKLFMEMNQKLFDDCTQQFRAEKNKEKAKSKEREEAWIKIENLAKSNPQFSMYVDPSDLDSPVAMETDVPLIEDVQRLKKTVVEGATQLQQDQWKDRPMVRRKSELPQDIYTTKALESHRRAEEMLTTRDGL, encoded by the exons ATGCCTCAGAAGAGCAGAAAAGAGAAG GAGTCCAGTAAGTCTGGAAAGAACAAGAAATCTGCAAGTAAAAATTGGCCTATATGTGATCAAGAT GGTAAGAAAGTGCGTCCAGCGACCCAGCAGATGAGGGTGAAGCAGCCGGGGTCACACACGGTCGGGAGGCGGGAGAAGAGGTTGAGTTCGTCAAGCTTCCCCCTCAGTGACAACAGGGAGCTGTACAAACTAGCTGCACTGACAG ACGTGGCTCCCGCGGAGCAGGAGAAGCTCTTCATCCAGAAGCTGCGGCAGTGCTGTGTCCTTTTCGACTTCCTGTCCGACCCGCTGAGCGACCTGAAATGGAAGGAGGTGAAGCGGGCGGCGCTGAGCGAGATGGTGGAGTACATCACCCACAACAGGAATGTCATCACAGAGCCCATCTACCCGGAGGTGGTTCACATG TTTGCTGTGAACATGTTCAGAACGCTGCCTCCTTCATCCAACCCAACGGGAGCAGAATTTGATCCCGAGGAGGATGAACCCACACTTGAAGCAGCGTGGCCACACTTACAG CTCGTCTATGAATTTTTCCTTAGGTTTTTAGAATCGCCCGACTTTCAGCCAAACATAGCAAAGAAATACATCGACCAGAAATTTGTTATGCAG CTTCTAGAACTATTTGACAGCGAAGATCCCAGAGAGCGAGACTTCCTCAAGACGACCCTCCATAGGATCTATGGAAAGTTTCTCGGCCTGAGAGCTTACATCAGAAAACAGattaataacattttctatAG GTTCATCTATGAGACTGAGCACCACAATGGTATTGCTGAACTGCTGGAAATACTTGGAAG catTATCAATGGATTTGCCTTACCTCTAAAAGAAGAGCACAAGATATTCCTGTTGAAGGTTTTATTACCTCTTCACAAAGTTAAATCACTCAGTGTCTACCATCCACAG CTGGCCTACTGTGTGGTGCAGTTTTTAGAAAAGGATAGCACCCTAACTGAGCCG GTGGTCATGGCTCTTCTCAAGTACTGGCCAAAGACCCACAGTCCCAAGGAAGTGATGTTTCTCAACGAACTAGAGGAGATTCTGGACGTCATTGAGCCATCTGAGTTTGTTAAAGTGCAGGAGCCTCTCTTTCGACAGCTGGCCAAATGTGTGTCCAGCCCGCACTTCCAG GTGGCAGAGAGAGCTCTGTACTACTGGAACAATGAGTACATCATGAGTTTGATCAGCGACAACGCAGCAAAAATTCTACCAATCATGTTCCCCGCTCTTTACCGCAACTCCAAGACCCACTGGAACAA GACCATCCACGGCCTAATCTACAATGCACTGAAGCTATTCATGGAGATGAACCAGAAGCTCTTTGATGACTGCACACAGCAGTTCAGGGCCGAGAAAAACAA GGAAAAGGCCAAGTCGAAAGAGCGTGAAGAAGCTTGGATCAAGATCGAGAACCTTGCCAAATCCAATCCACAG TTCTCTATGTATGTTGATCCCTCTGACCTCGATAGTCCAGTAGCAATGGAGACGGATGTTCCTTTGATAGAAGATGTTCAAAGGTTAAAAAAGACAGTTGTGGAAGGCGCGACTCAG CTTCAGCAGGACCAGTGGAAGGATCGCCCCATGGTGCGGCGCAAATCTGAGTTGCCTCAGGACATCTACACCACGAAAGCCTTGGAGTCCCACCGCAGAGCTGAAGAAATGTTGACAACCCGCGATGGACTCTAG